One window of Blastocatellia bacterium genomic DNA carries:
- a CDS encoding cupin domain-containing protein — MSNDPTSHNTDNTEVEGRRKVGFQEALAKLPEEGGQRFVTLFTHGSLQLEVYAPRGFDPQKPHSRDEVYIVVSGHGEYVCEGARQKFEAGDFLFAAAGEAHWFERFSDDFAVWVLFYGPEGGEK, encoded by the coding sequence ATGAGCAACGATCCTACTTCCCATAACACCGATAATACCGAAGTCGAGGGCCGGCGAAAGGTTGGCTTTCAAGAAGCACTGGCCAAACTTCCCGAAGAGGGCGGTCAGCGTTTTGTGACTTTATTCACGCACGGCAGCCTGCAACTCGAAGTCTACGCGCCGCGCGGCTTCGACCCGCAGAAGCCGCACAGCCGCGACGAGGTTTACATTGTCGTCAGTGGTCACGGCGAGTATGTCTGCGAGGGGGCGCGGCAGAAGTTCGAGGCGGGCGATTTCCTGTTTGCCGCCGCCGGCGAGGCCCACTGGTTCGAGCGCTTCAGCGACGACTTCGCCGTGTGGGTGCTGTTTTACGGCCCCGAAGGCGGAGAAAAATAA
- the ppdK gene encoding pyruvate, phosphate dikinase — protein sequence MATKYVYLFANGKADGHGQMKDLLGGKGAGLAEMTNAGLPVPPGFTITTQACNMYYDAGQRFPDQMWEQALAAMKAVERATGKGFGDPKNPLLVSVRSGSKFSMPGMMDTVLNLGLNEETLLGLGKLTANERFAYDAYRRFIQMFGKIVLGIDAELFDDAFDAAKKKAKAKLDTDLSTKDLKEIAKEFKKIVRKQTGKDFPTDPYKQLEEAVRAVFRSWNGERAIAYRQIEKIPDDLGTAVNIVTMVFGNMGNDSGTGVAFTRNPKTGAKELFGDYLTNAQGEDVVAGIRTPKHIDQLREDMPEVYDEFVQVADRLERHYKDMQDLEFTIERGKLWMLQTRNGKRTGPAAVKVAVEMAREGLIDERTAVLRVPAGDIDQLLHKMVDPKAKVHVLTQGIDASPGAAAGRVVFTPHEAEAWAAKGDPVILVRRETSPEDVRGMKAAQAILTSTGGPTSHAAVVARGWGKPCVVGAGELNINYGKNEFAVNGTRIKQGDWVTVDGTTGHVIEGQAPLVDPQLGEDFYQLMKWADQFRRLKVRANADTPDDAAMGRSFGAEGIGLCRTEHMFFEGERIDYVRQMILGSLDFKRLDSELKTIEGESVGTTSPKKREEIARVRRRLKQEIEEPKRLYLGGLKELLKLQRADFEGIFKAMDGLPVTIRTLDPPLHEFLPHDEEGTRKLARKLKVKWQHLWARVQSLHEANPMLGHRGCRLGVVYPEITEMQARAIFEAAARVQKKGVKVLPEIMIPLVSHVNELKLQAEVVRRVAGEVMQATGQQIEYLVGTMIELPRAALVADKIAEVAEFFSFGTNDLTQTAFGISRDDSGKFLPYYVDHRILEYDPFQVLDQEGVGQLVEMGTERGRQTRKDLKVGICGEHGGEPSSVGFCHRVGLSYVSCSPYRVPIARLAAAQAALGSEKSVSRTA from the coding sequence ATGGCGACCAAGTACGTCTACCTCTTCGCAAACGGCAAAGCCGATGGCCATGGCCAGATGAAAGACTTGTTAGGCGGTAAAGGCGCGGGGCTTGCCGAAATGACCAATGCCGGGCTGCCGGTGCCCCCCGGATTTACGATCACCACGCAGGCTTGCAATATGTATTATGACGCCGGCCAGCGCTTCCCGGATCAGATGTGGGAGCAGGCGCTCGCGGCGATGAAAGCGGTCGAGCGCGCCACCGGCAAAGGCTTCGGCGATCCGAAAAACCCGCTGCTCGTCAGCGTGCGCTCGGGCTCGAAGTTTTCGATGCCCGGCATGATGGACACGGTGCTGAACCTCGGCCTCAATGAAGAGACGCTGCTTGGGCTAGGCAAGCTCACCGCCAACGAGCGCTTCGCTTACGACGCCTACCGCCGCTTCATTCAGATGTTCGGCAAGATCGTTCTCGGCATCGATGCCGAGCTGTTCGACGACGCCTTTGACGCGGCGAAGAAGAAGGCCAAGGCTAAGCTCGACACCGATCTTTCGACCAAAGACCTCAAAGAGATTGCCAAAGAGTTCAAGAAGATCGTCCGCAAGCAGACCGGCAAGGATTTTCCCACTGATCCTTACAAACAGCTCGAAGAAGCGGTGCGCGCCGTCTTCCGCTCGTGGAACGGCGAGCGCGCCATCGCCTATCGCCAGATCGAAAAGATCCCCGACGACCTTGGCACAGCGGTCAACATCGTGACCATGGTCTTCGGCAACATGGGCAACGACAGCGGCACCGGCGTCGCCTTCACGCGCAACCCGAAGACCGGCGCCAAAGAGCTGTTCGGCGATTACCTGACCAACGCTCAGGGCGAAGACGTGGTGGCAGGCATCCGCACGCCGAAGCACATCGACCAGCTCCGAGAAGACATGCCCGAGGTCTATGACGAGTTCGTCCAGGTCGCCGACCGCCTGGAGCGCCACTATAAAGACATGCAGGACCTCGAATTCACCATCGAGCGCGGAAAGTTATGGATGTTACAGACGCGCAACGGCAAGCGCACCGGCCCGGCGGCGGTCAAAGTCGCGGTTGAGATGGCGCGCGAAGGCTTGATTGACGAGCGCACCGCCGTGCTGAGAGTGCCGGCAGGCGACATCGATCAGCTCCTGCACAAGATGGTTGACCCGAAGGCGAAAGTCCACGTGCTGACGCAAGGCATAGACGCTAGCCCCGGCGCGGCGGCGGGCCGCGTCGTCTTCACGCCGCACGAGGCCGAAGCCTGGGCCGCCAAGGGCGACCCGGTGATCCTGGTGCGCCGCGAGACTTCGCCCGAAGACGTGCGCGGCATGAAAGCGGCGCAGGCGATTTTGACTTCGACCGGCGGCCCGACTTCGCATGCGGCGGTGGTGGCGCGCGGCTGGGGCAAGCCGTGTGTGGTCGGCGCCGGCGAGCTCAACATCAACTATGGGAAGAATGAATTTGCGGTCAACGGCACGCGCATCAAGCAAGGCGACTGGGTGACCGTGGATGGCACCACAGGCCATGTCATCGAGGGCCAGGCGCCGCTGGTTGATCCGCAGCTCGGCGAAGATTTCTATCAGCTCATGAAGTGGGCAGACCAGTTCCGCCGCCTCAAGGTGCGCGCCAATGCCGACACGCCCGATGACGCAGCGATGGGCCGCAGCTTTGGCGCCGAAGGCATCGGGCTCTGCCGCACAGAGCATATGTTCTTCGAGGGCGAGCGCATCGATTATGTGCGGCAGATGATTCTCGGCTCGCTCGATTTCAAGCGCCTCGACTCCGAGCTGAAAACCATTGAAGGCGAGAGCGTCGGCACGACCAGTCCGAAGAAGCGCGAAGAGATCGCCCGCGTGCGTCGCCGCTTGAAGCAGGAGATCGAAGAGCCGAAGCGCCTGTACCTCGGCGGCCTGAAAGAGCTGCTCAAGTTACAGCGCGCCGACTTTGAAGGCATCTTCAAGGCGATGGATGGGCTGCCGGTGACCATCCGCACGCTCGATCCGCCGCTGCACGAATTCCTGCCGCACGACGAAGAAGGCACCAGGAAGCTGGCGCGCAAGCTCAAGGTGAAGTGGCAGCATCTGTGGGCGCGCGTGCAGTCGCTCCACGAAGCCAACCCGATGCTCGGACACCGCGGCTGCCGCCTCGGCGTCGTCTACCCGGAGATCACCGAGATGCAGGCGCGGGCCATCTTTGAAGCGGCGGCACGTGTGCAGAAGAAGGGTGTGAAGGTCTTGCCGGAGATCATGATTCCGCTGGTCAGCCACGTCAATGAATTGAAGCTGCAAGCCGAGGTCGTGCGCCGCGTCGCCGGTGAAGTGATGCAGGCGACGGGGCAGCAGATCGAGTATCTGGTCGGCACGATGATCGAGCTGCCGCGCGCGGCGCTCGTGGCCGATAAGATCGCCGAGGTGGCAGAGTTTTTCTCGTTCGGCACGAACGACCTGACGCAGACGGCCTTCGGCATCTCGCGCGACGATTCGGGCAAGTTCCTGCCTTACTATGTTGATCACCGCATCCTTGAGTACGACCCGTTCCAGGTGCTCGATCAGGAAGGCGTCGGCCAGCTCGTCGAGATGGGCACGGAGCGCGGACGGCAGACGCGAAAGGATTTGAAGGTCGGCATCTGCGGCGAGCACGGCGGCGAGCCGTCATCGGTCGGCTTCTGCCACCGTGTCGGTTTGTCTTATGTGAGCTGCTCGCCTTATCGCGTGCCGATTGCGCGACTGGCGGCGGCGCAGGCGGCGCTCGGCAGCGAAAAGAGCGTCTCGCGCACCGCGTGA
- a CDS encoding cobalamin B12-binding domain-containing protein — protein sequence MTDQRIRVLLAKPGLDGHDRGVKVIARALRDAGMEVIYTGLRQTPEMVVGAAVQEDVDAIGLSILSGAHMTLFPRVVELAREAGLDDVIVFGGGIIPDEDIPKLKEQGVSAVFTPGTRMEEIIEFIRRHARRARFA from the coding sequence ATGACTGACCAACGAATCAGAGTGTTGTTAGCCAAGCCCGGTCTCGACGGCCATGACCGCGGCGTCAAAGTCATCGCCCGCGCCCTGCGCGACGCCGGCATGGAGGTGATCTACACCGGCCTTAGACAGACGCCCGAAATGGTCGTCGGCGCTGCCGTGCAGGAAGACGTAGACGCCATCGGCCTGTCCATCTTGTCCGGCGCGCATATGACCCTCTTCCCGCGCGTCGTCGAGCTGGCGCGCGAAGCCGGGCTCGATGACGTGATCGTCTTCGGCGGCGGCATCATCCCCGACGAAGACATTCCGAAGCTGAAAGAGCAAGGCGTCTCCGCCGTCTTTACCCCCGGCACACGCATGGAAGAGATCATCGAATTCATCCGCCGCCACGCCCGCCGCGCACGCTTCGCGTGA
- a CDS encoding periplasmic heavy metal sensor produces MSRRILTLIAFLLLAVATARAQQPAPDQLGEAFFSPELVMQHQQTIGLTDQQKSFFKTELRKAQMRFTELQWQLSDESEKLVALVKQEAVDEQAVLTQLDKVLNAEREIKRTQLSLVIQIRNNLTPEQRARLTELKRGK; encoded by the coding sequence ATGAGCCGAAGAATTCTCACCTTAATCGCCTTCTTACTTTTGGCCGTTGCCACCGCGCGCGCCCAGCAGCCCGCGCCCGATCAACTCGGCGAGGCGTTCTTTTCGCCTGAGCTGGTGATGCAGCATCAACAGACCATCGGCCTGACCGATCAGCAGAAGTCTTTCTTCAAGACCGAGCTGCGCAAGGCGCAGATGCGCTTCACAGAGTTGCAGTGGCAACTGAGCGACGAATCGGAAAAGCTGGTGGCACTCGTCAAACAGGAAGCGGTGGATGAGCAGGCGGTGCTGACGCAACTCGACAAGGTGCTCAACGCCGAGCGCGAGATCAAGCGGACGCAACTGTCGCTGGTCATCCAGATTCGCAACAACCTGACGCCCGAGCAGCGCGCCAGGCTTACCGAATTGAAACGCGGGAAATGA
- a CDS encoding aldo/keto reductase, whose amino-acid sequence MEKRQLGKSELQVAPLAFGGNVFGWTADEPTSFRLLDAFVAAGFNLIDTADLYSRWKPGNQGGESETIIGKWLRQRGNRDRVIIATKVGMDMGGGKKGLSASYIQRAAEDSLARLQTDYIDLYQSHTDDADTPLEETLGAFAQLVEQGKVRAIGASNYSGKRLAEAIDVSRKHGYPRYESLQPNYNLYDRAEYETDMEPVCLEHSVGVISYYSLASGFLTGKYRSEADLAKSPRGKGVQAYLNERGFRILQALDEVAGAYHSTPAQVALAWLIARPSITAPIASATSLEQLDDLIAAAHLKLDRAAIEKLDQASA is encoded by the coding sequence ATGGAAAAGCGTCAACTCGGCAAATCCGAATTGCAGGTTGCCCCGCTCGCATTCGGCGGCAACGTCTTTGGCTGGACGGCAGACGAGCCGACCTCGTTTCGACTGCTGGACGCGTTTGTCGCCGCCGGCTTCAATCTCATCGACACGGCAGACCTCTACTCCCGGTGGAAGCCGGGCAATCAGGGCGGCGAATCTGAAACCATCATCGGCAAGTGGCTGCGGCAGCGCGGCAACCGCGACCGTGTGATCATCGCCACAAAAGTCGGCATGGACATGGGCGGCGGCAAGAAGGGGCTGTCGGCGTCTTACATCCAGCGCGCCGCCGAAGATTCGCTGGCGCGGTTGCAGACAGACTACATCGATCTCTACCAATCACACACGGACGACGCGGACACGCCGCTGGAAGAGACACTGGGAGCCTTCGCGCAGTTGGTTGAACAGGGTAAGGTGCGCGCCATCGGCGCGTCGAACTATTCGGGCAAGCGATTAGCCGAGGCCATTGATGTCAGCCGCAAGCATGGCTATCCACGTTACGAGAGCCTGCAACCGAACTATAACCTCTACGACCGCGCGGAGTACGAAACCGACATGGAGCCGGTCTGCCTTGAGCACAGCGTCGGCGTGATCAGTTACTATTCGCTGGCCAGCGGCTTTCTCACGGGCAAGTACCGCTCAGAAGCGGACCTGGCGAAAAGCCCGCGCGGCAAAGGCGTCCAGGCTTATCTGAACGAGCGCGGCTTCCGAATTCTGCAAGCGCTCGACGAAGTTGCCGGCGCTTATCATTCGACGCCGGCGCAGGTGGCGCTTGCCTGGCTGATTGCCCGTCCGAGCATCACTGCGCCTATTGCCAGCGCCACCAGTCTTGAACAACTGGACGACCTGATTGCCGCCGCGCATCTAAAATTGGATCGGGCGGCGATAGAGAAACTGGATCAGGCAAGCGCGTGA
- a CDS encoding thioredoxin family protein, which produces MKHKLVTFVFLLALAAPAAAQAKKTEATDWHDVTRDVFVNNELDRGAQVLTADNPTRLALVTAKLDAAIVLDITEKTMSAMPKDAFHFAADRVSAKSDAGVELKPAGKFTRIDGPVYSFAIGGLPVLIRAHPGAVGELTLDKLWETVPVWRAEMDAYTPDAGAVAALKAIDKETQLTLIFGTWCGDSKYYVPRLLRALKEAGNSHLQVKLIGVDNQFHEPVATVQPRQLTNVPTIIVERDGREAGRIVETPAVELIEQDLADLLSGKVNPHKGRLERGAKIASGVYQYKDAGGKLRGSEDWEMFNTADGGLLLHSRVAMGDVVTEVFERTNAQHVPTYVEITRQRNEARARTRINIDSHTLTARMRSSISGIIQQTLEVPDAFSLRLPAVAADGLRLANLKSGEAYKAACYLSPAEFDGAMGSLAEMRVEGKGDEAVRVPAGDFQARHVIRKGEKETSHLWLHPRLGVPVRGEVNGLAFVLTALELAPPAK; this is translated from the coding sequence ATGAAACATAAACTTGTGACGTTTGTGTTTCTGCTCGCCCTGGCTGCGCCAGCGGCGGCGCAGGCAAAGAAGACAGAGGCCACAGACTGGCACGATGTCACCCGTGATGTCTTCGTCAACAACGAGCTGGATCGCGGCGCGCAGGTCTTGACCGCCGATAACCCGACGCGCCTGGCGCTGGTGACGGCAAAGCTCGACGCCGCCATCGTGCTCGACATCACAGAGAAGACCATGAGCGCGATGCCGAAGGACGCTTTTCATTTTGCTGCTGATCGCGTCTCGGCGAAATCCGACGCCGGTGTCGAGCTAAAGCCCGCGGGCAAGTTCACGCGCATCGACGGGCCGGTTTATTCGTTCGCCATCGGCGGCCTGCCGGTGTTGATCCGCGCGCATCCGGGCGCAGTCGGCGAGCTGACTTTAGACAAGCTCTGGGAAACTGTCCCCGTGTGGCGTGCCGAGATGGACGCTTACACGCCCGACGCCGGGGCGGTCGCGGCGCTCAAAGCAATCGATAAAGAGACACAGCTCACATTGATCTTCGGCACATGGTGTGGCGACAGCAAGTATTATGTGCCGCGCCTGCTGCGGGCGTTGAAAGAGGCCGGCAACAGCCATCTGCAAGTCAAGCTCATCGGCGTAGACAATCAGTTTCATGAGCCGGTCGCCACAGTGCAGCCGCGCCAGTTAACCAACGTGCCGACCATCATCGTCGAGCGCGATGGGCGCGAGGCCGGGCGCATCGTCGAGACGCCTGCCGTCGAGCTGATCGAGCAAGACCTCGCAGACCTCTTGAGCGGCAAGGTAAATCCGCACAAGGGGCGATTGGAGCGCGGCGCGAAGATCGCTTCGGGGGTTTATCAGTACAAGGACGCGGGCGGCAAACTGCGCGGCTCGGAAGATTGGGAGATGTTCAATACCGCGGACGGCGGCTTGCTCTTGCACAGCCGCGTGGCGATGGGCGATGTCGTCACGGAAGTCTTCGAGCGCACCAACGCGCAGCACGTGCCGACTTACGTCGAGATCACCCGCCAGCGCAATGAGGCGCGCGCGCGCACGCGCATCAACATTGACAGCCACACGCTGACCGCCCGCATGCGCAGCAGCATCAGCGGCATCATTCAACAGACGCTCGAAGTGCCTGACGCCTTCAGCCTCCGCCTGCCGGCGGTCGCCGCTGATGGCCTGCGGCTCGCCAACCTGAAAAGTGGTGAAGCATACAAAGCGGCTTGCTACCTGTCGCCGGCAGAGTTCGACGGCGCGATGGGGTCGCTGGCCGAGATGCGTGTTGAGGGCAAGGGCGACGAAGCGGTGCGCGTGCCGGCGGGCGATTTTCAGGCGCGTCACGTCATCCGCAAAGGCGAAAAGGAAACGAGCCACCTGTGGTTGCACCCGCGGCTCGGCGTGCCTGTGCGCGGCGAGGTCAATGGGTTGGCGTTCGTGCTAACCGCGCTTGAGCTTGCGCCGCCGGCGAAGTAA
- a CDS encoding sigma-70 family RNA polymerase sigma factor, giving the protein MGEGLADVMDGAQLREALEAHHRDAWGWALACCARHPADAESVLQTAYLKILEGKARFGGASSFRTWLFAVVRNTASDYRRREWLNRLRLTRHAESAPPPAARHFDDDVYRSQVQSLFQRALRALPRRQQEALQLVFYHDLSVAEAAEVMGITVGSARTHYERGKRQLRRLMAESGVNDESPLGRAENQAMVP; this is encoded by the coding sequence ATGGGCGAAGGGCTGGCAGATGTGATGGACGGCGCGCAACTGAGAGAAGCGCTCGAAGCGCACCACCGTGACGCCTGGGGCTGGGCGCTGGCCTGCTGTGCGCGCCACCCGGCGGACGCCGAAAGCGTTTTGCAGACGGCTTACCTGAAGATCCTCGAAGGCAAAGCGCGCTTTGGCGGCGCCTCGTCATTTCGCACCTGGCTGTTTGCCGTGGTGCGCAACACGGCGAGCGATTATCGCCGCCGCGAATGGCTCAACCGGCTGCGGCTGACCCGCCACGCCGAGAGCGCGCCGCCACCTGCCGCCCGCCATTTCGACGACGACGTTTATCGCTCGCAAGTGCAGTCGCTCTTTCAGCGGGCGCTACGCGCTTTGCCGCGCCGCCAGCAGGAAGCCTTGCAACTGGTCTTTTATCACGACCTCAGCGTGGCGGAAGCGGCCGAAGTGATGGGCATTACCGTCGGTTCGGCGCGCACACATTATGAGCGCGGCAAGCGGCAACTGCGCCGGCTGATGGCCGAGTCAGGAGTTAATGATGAATCGCCACTCGGAAGAGCAGAAAATCAAGCAATGGTTCCATGA
- the fxsT gene encoding FxSxx-COOH system tetratricopeptide repeat protein, which translates to MDIPRTLDERLREGKVIPFVGAGVSMAVKDKNGERLFPSWKNLLEAAANRLDEEKKSPYANTVRGLLEIEPSDYLDAARRARQGLGPVWFQFIKEHIDRRNADADDDSLNLARAVWQLGSKLVITTNYDRVLHWACPQPNDLVFWDVEAQAEQSGLLRGEIKHPTVWHLHGHINNATNLILTPDGYSRLYPEAGEAEHRYRAALATLHQLMTSHTLLFIGFSLDDAYFGMQLRGISDIFNGTTGPHYVLTRAAERENLQRLNLPVEIITVEDHGAPLLEGMHELAKIAAETHSAPIKPDSQPNELPRPQMIASYDPRNRVFYVPFRPKGDQVIGREETMQAVREQLTSGRRTAIGQTAAFGGLGGLGKTQLAVEYAYRFQDDYPNGVVWLNADQDIDSQLIHIAEKARWVAPESEHKYKLEIAQQRIRTYSDCLLIFDNVESISAIEPFLPEPQANPHILITSRFEHPEFKRVPLELLNQELSLKLLLQEAGRHQSPTGEDKERAAREIAETLDGLPLAIELAGAYIRHRQLPWQQYLELLQQNLRAALPGRFLSGSFTKHEKDIYSTLKINEGIFQDEPLLRDILNLLTWSGSAPMGLSLMCALLDISNQAELTGALSLGIALRLLQKPPAAESYAIHRLVREVRREDVPLTGREGWSDIICQRMAKWFEDKREEFNQLPLFESEIDHLQAWEQHASAYAPKYASQLIWLQAYPSYHHGRYHDVRAQLEKAWAAFEQSNSGDLALKAHILNDLGFSYFQLGDYKRALELYQKALEIRQELFGNKHPDTATSFNNVGITYDNLGDYKRALEFEQKALEIRQELSSDKHPDTATSFDNVGSIYGYLGDPKRALELKQKALEIRQELFGDKHPDTATSFNNIGSTYDSLGDYKRALEFEQKALEIQKELFSDKHPDTATSFNNIGSTYANLSDHKRALEFKQKALEIRRDLLGEHHPNTISSAVGVAYSLFKLSRRLEARDFIEDYFRGLPHDHPSYEMVKEQRRQLLAQMTGFRVPPASKQRKSKHKKKKR; encoded by the coding sequence ATGGATATTCCAAGAACATTGGATGAACGCCTTCGTGAAGGTAAAGTCATTCCCTTTGTTGGAGCGGGCGTTTCTATGGCCGTGAAGGATAAGAATGGCGAGCGTCTTTTCCCCAGTTGGAAGAATTTGTTAGAGGCAGCGGCCAACCGGCTTGATGAAGAAAAGAAATCGCCCTACGCAAATACAGTGCGGGGATTACTGGAGATTGAACCTTCTGATTACCTCGATGCAGCAAGGCGGGCGCGGCAAGGATTAGGCCCGGTTTGGTTTCAGTTCATTAAGGAGCACATAGATCGCAGAAACGCGGACGCTGATGATGATAGTCTCAATCTAGCAAGAGCGGTTTGGCAATTAGGGAGCAAGCTTGTTATTACAACCAATTATGATCGGGTGCTGCACTGGGCCTGTCCTCAGCCTAACGATCTGGTTTTTTGGGACGTTGAAGCACAGGCCGAGCAGAGTGGGCTATTGCGCGGAGAGATCAAGCATCCAACCGTGTGGCATCTTCACGGCCACATTAATAACGCCACGAATTTGATTCTTACTCCCGACGGCTACAGCCGGCTTTATCCTGAAGCGGGAGAAGCTGAACATCGCTATCGAGCGGCTCTGGCAACGCTGCATCAATTGATGACCTCGCACACCCTGTTGTTTATCGGGTTCAGCCTGGATGACGCCTATTTCGGAATGCAATTGCGTGGAATTAGCGACATCTTTAATGGCACGACTGGACCGCATTACGTTCTCACTCGCGCCGCCGAGCGCGAGAACCTACAAAGACTGAACCTGCCGGTAGAGATCATTACAGTTGAGGATCATGGCGCCCCCTTGCTTGAGGGGATGCACGAATTGGCAAAGATTGCTGCTGAAACACATTCAGCCCCAATAAAACCCGATTCGCAGCCAAACGAACTGCCTCGCCCACAGATGATTGCGTCTTACGATCCACGCAATCGGGTGTTCTACGTTCCGTTCCGACCCAAGGGCGATCAGGTCATCGGGCGTGAAGAAACAATGCAGGCCGTGCGTGAGCAACTCACAAGCGGACGCCGCACAGCTATTGGCCAAACCGCTGCATTTGGAGGTCTGGGCGGACTAGGCAAGACACAGCTTGCCGTTGAGTATGCTTACCGCTTTCAGGACGATTATCCAAACGGCGTCGTATGGCTGAATGCAGACCAGGACATTGATTCACAATTGATCCATATTGCTGAGAAAGCGCGATGGGTCGCGCCGGAATCCGAGCACAAGTACAAGCTTGAAATTGCTCAACAGCGCATACGGACGTACTCAGATTGTCTGCTCATCTTCGATAACGTTGAATCCATCAGCGCAATTGAGCCCTTTTTGCCTGAGCCGCAAGCCAATCCGCATATTCTGATCACAAGCCGCTTTGAGCACCCCGAATTCAAGCGTGTCCCACTTGAGCTATTGAATCAAGAACTCTCACTCAAATTGCTGTTGCAAGAAGCAGGGCGGCACCAGTCGCCTACCGGAGAAGATAAAGAGCGAGCTGCAAGAGAAATTGCTGAGACTTTAGACGGCTTGCCTCTGGCGATTGAATTAGCTGGGGCTTATATCCGCCATCGGCAATTGCCTTGGCAGCAGTATCTTGAACTTCTACAACAGAACCTCAGAGCAGCCTTGCCGGGCAGATTTCTGAGCGGCAGTTTCACGAAGCATGAGAAAGATATTTACTCCACGCTAAAAATCAACGAGGGAATCTTTCAGGATGAGCCGCTACTGCGCGATATTCTGAATTTATTGACATGGAGCGGCTCCGCACCGATGGGATTATCTTTGATGTGCGCACTACTTGATATTTCGAATCAGGCTGAATTGACCGGAGCATTGAGTCTCGGCATAGCCCTCCGCTTATTGCAAAAGCCCCCTGCCGCAGAAAGCTATGCCATTCACCGGCTCGTGCGCGAAGTTCGGCGTGAAGATGTTCCACTAACGGGTCGAGAGGGTTGGAGCGATATCATCTGTCAGCGAATGGCGAAATGGTTTGAAGATAAGAGAGAAGAATTCAATCAATTGCCGCTTTTTGAGAGCGAGATCGATCACCTGCAAGCATGGGAGCAACATGCTTCAGCATATGCGCCAAAGTATGCGAGTCAACTGATCTGGCTACAAGCATATCCATCATATCATCACGGGCGGTATCATGATGTTCGTGCGCAGCTCGAAAAAGCATGGGCAGCCTTCGAGCAGAGTAACTCCGGCGATTTAGCTCTGAAAGCACATATCCTAAATGATCTAGGATTTAGTTATTTCCAATTGGGAGATTACAAGCGAGCATTGGAACTCTATCAGAAGGCACTGGAGATTCGACAGGAGTTGTTCGGCAACAAGCACCCCGACACAGCTACCTCGTTCAACAACGTCGGCATCACCTATGACAACCTCGGCGACTACAAACGGGCGCTGGAATTCGAGCAGAAGGCGCTGGAGATCCGACAGGAGCTGTCCAGCGATAAGCACCCTGACACAGCCACCTCATTCGATAACGTCGGCAGCATCTATGGCTACCTTGGCGACCCTAAGCGGGCGCTAGAGCTTAAACAGAAGGCGCTGGAGATCCGACAGGAGTTGTTCGGCGACAAGCACCCTGACACAGCTACCTCGTTCAACAATATCGGCAGCACCTATGACAGCCTCGGCGACTACAAACGGGCGCTGGAATTCGAGCAGAAGGCGCTGGAGATCCAGAAGGAGTTGTTCAGCGATAAGCACCCTGACACAGCCACCTCATTCAACAATATTGGCAGCACCTATGCCAACCTCAGCGATCATAAGCGAGCACTAGAGTTTAAACAGAAGGCGCTGGAAATTCGCAGGGATTTATTAGGAGAGCATCATCCTAATACTATTTCCTCAGCAGTAGGTGTGGCGTACTCTCTTTTTAAATTAAGTCGTCGCCTTGAAGCGAGGGACTTCATTGAGGACTATTTCCGGGGCCTTCCCCATGACCATCCCAGCTATGAGATGGTAAAAGAGCAGAGGCGGCAGCTCCTTGCGCAGATGACGGGCTTTCGAGTCCCTCCTGCCAGTAAACAAAGAAAAAGCAAGCATAAGAAGAAAAAGCGGTGA